DNA sequence from the Spirochaetota bacterium genome:
TTTAGACTCATCCTCTTACTTCAAAAAGAGCATACCCAAAGCAAATGACCTTGCCTACCAAGCACTAAATCTACTACAATCACTACTTAATATAGAGGAAGAGAGTATAAGGAAACACGCAAAATTCATATCAGACCTCATTGAAGATATCAAGGAGAATGGAACACTATCCGAATACATACTTTCAGAAATTGTTAAAATGGAGTCTATTATGAAAGATACCAAAAAACTATCCGAGAAGATTATAGAAATCAGAAATCAACTAGGAGATAATTTTCTTGAAAAGGTAAAGGAATATCTTAAAAATATCTCATCGGAAGTAATTATAGCAATTGAAAATATAAAAATGGAGGCATAAGTGAGTGACATCTATCACAAAATAGAATCGCTTATTCAAAACTTTTCTATCAGCACTCTATCCGATATATTAGCCGATAAAAACTTCACGATTTATAGAACATCCAATAGACTATATCAATTTGAGGACAAAGATTTTGTAGAGATACACGAGGTCGGATATATCAACATGAAACATTCAAGAGATTTGAAAGCATTTGCAATAAAAACACTCGGAGAGATAACCGAACGTAGCAGCAAGAAAAAACAGTATGATAAAGCAAAAGAAATACTCAAGACTCTGAATACCGAGTATGGTATTTTCACATTCTACGACGAAATAGGAAACTTTAGATTTTCTTTTGTCTACACCGAGTATTTTGGAACGAAGGCAAAGTTTAGTTACTACAAAAGATACACCTATTACGTATCTAAAAACAAACCTTACCGAACCTTTCTTAAAGCATTAGGAGAAGTAAAGTTTAACTCCTTGGGAAGTATAATATCAGCGTTCTCAACACAACCACTCACAAAGAGATTCTATACAGAAATACAGAACTGGTATGCTTGGGCTTTGAAACACTCAGAATTCCCGGGAGGCAGTCTAGAGGAAAATCTAATAAGGCT
Encoded proteins:
- a CDS encoding helicase, whose translation is LDSSSYFKKSIPKANDLAYQALNLLQSLLNIEEESIRKHAKFISDLIEDIKENGTLSEYILSEIVKMESIMKDTKKLSEKIIEIRNQLGDNFLEKVKEYLKNISSEVIIAIENIKMEA